From Pecten maximus unplaced genomic scaffold, xPecMax1.1, whole genome shotgun sequence:
TTTTCTGCACAGCATGTCTACTCGCGATCGTTTCCGGTACGGTGTTATTACAAGTAGTATTGCACAACTCGTCATTtaataacaaaattcaaaataaattatataatttttagcTGTACCACTGATGGTCAGGAGATAAATGGCTGAATCATTTAACTGTTTAATACAAGGTTGAATACCAACCTCGCTGTCACCGTTTTGGAAGACTTCTTTTAATTCTTGAAACTATACAGTAAGTTTACAAACTATTATAAGTGGCATCTGAAAATTAATCCCATTACAATCAAGTTTCTTGTGCTTTGGTTGTTTGAAATCATTCCATAActgtattttttaaatttcaggtGAGAAGGTAAATGATCCTCGGCACCCTGATTATGTGCCTTCTGTTTTTCCTCACAATGAAAACAGAGTCTCTGATGCAACATCATCAAAGTCTACAGGAAAGATGGATCGCTATCAAAGGGTCATGAAGAGATCAGCTAATACAAGTTCAGGTGTgtaataaattacatgtacctaTCAATAGAATAACTATTGATTTGTTGCATAAATACATGCAGTACAGATTACTTCCCTAGTTATAttcatattgtattattacaaCTCAAAATCATTAAGTGAgtatttataaagaaaaaaatattgagaaTCACAGTGAAACCAATAATATGGAATGGAAATAATTCTTAGTATTTCTTTATAAATTCAGCGAGACTTTCCAGTGTTCTGAGACAGTATATTGTGTATCTACaaagtatgtaatgttttttCCTCTATATTTAGCTACATCACATGTGAGAAAGAGGCTTAAACTGAACAACCTACCCATCCCTGAGTCTGAAAACAACGAGGAGGATGGAAAGATAACTGAACCAGATCATGTTGTAACTGAACCAGATCATATTGATGAACCAACAAACAAGGATGATGAAGAACATGTGACATTTGAATCCTCAATGTGTCTGGAAGAGAGTGTTGATTTTAATGTTTCGGAATTTGAAACCCCAATGCAACGAGCAATGGAGCCATCAGAGAGAGAAATGCTGTACGCAGAGATTTCCAACTTGAGGCATGAGCGGGATCAGGCACTTGACCAGGTGAAATCTCTTGAGAAACTCTTAAGTGCTTCTTCCCTGTCTTCAGAAAGTGTGGCAGGAAATGATGATGCTTGCAAAAACATGATTGGTATAAGCTGGGGagcatttttgaaaattttcctttttcttaGTACTTTCATGAATGCAACAAACAACAATCTACCATTGAAGGAACAGTTATTCTTAACTCTTATCAAACTACGACACAACTTATCTTTTGATTTCCTTGCTCATGTGAAAGGAATTCCAAAAACAACTGTGTTGGATTACTTCTGGAAGTGGATTGACTTGATGCATGCCAAATTAGGTTTTCTTGTGAAATGGCAAGACAgggaaatcatttttaaaactaTCCCACCTGTGTTTAAGGAGAAATTTCCACGCTTAACTTCAATTATtgattgttttgaaattttcatggAGGCACCTAGAAATTTATTGGCAAGAGCACAGTGTTTCAGTAGCTACAAGAGACATACTACAGTGAAAGTGTTTATCTCTTGCAGTCCGCTAGGTTCTATAAACTTCTTGTCTAAAGCGTGGGGAGGTCGTGTTTCAGATGTACAGATTGTGCGCGACTCAAATTTTATAGATCCAAAATATCATTTGCCAGGTGATCAAATTTTAGCAGATCGTGGTTTTACGCTAGCCGAGGACTTTGCAACAAAATGTTCAGCTGAACTTATAACACCAGCTTTCACGAAAGGAAAAAAACAATTGCCAGCTTCAGAGGTCGAAACATCTAGGAAGATATCTTCTGTGAGAATTCACATTGAACGAGTTATAGGACTAATGAAGAACAGGTTTACCATACTAAAGGGAACCATGCCAGTTAGATGTGTTCAGAGTTTGAAAGATGAAAGTTTGGAGTCTGCTGAATCTAGTTGTGATAAACTGATAACTGTTTGTGCTGCATTAACCAATCTAGGTCAAGGCATTGTGTACAAAGGCTGAGGTATTTTATAACTGTATGATACTATTTAGTTGTACATGTTGGAATATTTCAAATTCTAtggatatttttgaaataatcagGAGAATGTCTTTGAAGTTAATTTTTGCCAGGATACAAAGTCTATAGGATGCTTAAGcttttacaaataaatattgtttcaaaatcttatattgtattattgatcaacaatttcaaaaaaattttgCAAAACCGTCAACTATCTTGTAATTAACAACAGTTTTGTCACTggtatgtaaaataaatttaaagtaATTCTTTATTCTTGAGTTACTATTCTTTATCATCAGTGTTTGCTTCTTTCATCTAGTAAAATTATCACGAGAAGACATTATAAATAAAAGGGACCCATATGCCAAGTGTATAGAATGTATCAACACATGGGAATTAGCTAATATAGTTGTTTTATGTGTGTTGGGATTCATCCACCAGACATTTGATGGATATAACTTAAATCGGAGAAAACAATGACAAGTCCAAattcacacacgtgtatatatataaatacttaattCCATACCTGTCCTATGAGGGGTGATCATGATGGTCCGCAAAGAAAAGAGGACTTAATTGGACTATATAGATAACCTGGTGCGCAtgtcaattatataattataaagagAATTTTTGCCCTAGTTTAGAATTTAAATGctagaaaagtaaaaaaacaaatgtgaacTTTAACTGTATTGGTATCCTGGGCAAAATGTCCCTTTAAAACATTATTGTACACACGCATACATAGAaggaacagaaaaaaaaagactttttaaaattcaaatgatTCTTTCATCATTCATCTTTTATATATTaacatcaaaaaaataaatccaaCAAATTGAAGAACATATTCTGCAACTTAAAACATATTgcaacactatatatatatatgaatatctaGTACTACTATCACGATCTTGCACAGCCTAACGCACAATTctcatacattataaatatattatccatgggcatttatatataattcatttggGTCTAGTACTATTCTGTATTCACAACATTGCACAACCTATACACCACATATCTTTGAATCAAAATCGAAAGagttatttcaatttttttgttatacatatGAGATCATGATCATAAATTAATAGTAATAACAAGTATAATACACAACCTCCtagcaatatatataaacagaactGTGAATCAAAGtcataagaaatattttgaatcTTTTGTTATATTGATCATGCAGTTGATCTTATTTGAATAGGTCTATATCTGAGATCATGATTGCAAATTAAAAGTAATAACAagtataaaacacaaaatgttCTGGCATATCATCATCAGTAATTGTGAAATAAAAGAGAAAATTTCACTTTCCATCACTTTTTTACAGGAAAGCATTATTGATTTTGCcaaatatacattaacactagACACTACATATCGAAGTCACTTCATAGTTCACAAGATACACCCGAAATCCCTGGGAATACATAGCAAAACCTTTCACATTATGTCAGAATGTCACAATTTCTGTTTTTTCTTTTGCTGTCTACATTTAGGACAGTACCATGTTTTGGATTTGGGTAGTCTCTTTAACTTCAAGCACGCTGGATGAAACCAGTCATCACATCTATCACATCCAACCATGTCTGCATTGTCCTTCGTGGTTTTacataaacagaatgttttgtCAGCATCTTTCTGAACTATGTATCCAGTTATGTTGCCAGACTTGTTTACATTGCTGTTTTCAATCTTTCTGGTCAACAACTCTGGTAAAACCACACACTTCCAAAACTGTTCAAGACTTTCAACCATTTCGTCGATAAAGGCATCGTCCCTTCGAATACGGCTAATTACACAATCGTTGGGGCTCCATACCACAAAATCTGTGTATTGACCATCACAAGCGTACATCTGTAGCTGTACTTGTGCAAAGTACTTGTGGTTTCTCTTCACACTGAATGTGTCTGCATCCAGACAGAAAGTTTTGTCCTTTAAAGCCTCCATCAATGTTGTTTGTCTCATGTTGTATGGACATTTAATTTCCAGAAGGCCTTTCCCACAACACTCACAAAACACATGGCCATCTGGTGAAGCCCCAAGGAAAGGTTTACTGAAAGAAATACAAAATCCTGCCTTTGCCACGTTTAAGTTCACATGCTTATGAGATATGTCTTTCAAAAAGATCTCTCCTTTTGGAATAATATCTAGCTCACCGCTGTCTTCCACTTCCATCAGAAACTGATACAGTTTATAAGCATCTTCTTCATGCTGCTTTCCCCAATTCAATGAAGGTACATTTGGTGATGACGTGTTGGGAATGCATATCTTCTTCAAGAGGGAAAGTGACGGATTTGATGTTGAAGTATGCAGTACCTCCCCTGCAACTGAGGCAGTGATGCGGCCAGATCTCTGATGGTGCCAGGCTAAGGAACTTGATTGGCTCCTAGTAATGTCCTCCACCTTCTTTACTTCATCAActgttattttgaaattttcaatggTTTTCTCAGATAACTGCAAAAAGTCTTCATCTGACATCATATTGTTTCTTTCATTAAACATGTTCCTCAAAGAGGGTGGTAGTTTATCTTTTACCAGTTTTGGTCCTAGTCCAACAAAAGGCCCCGCATACTCCTTGAAGGCACTAAGTCCAACTAAATTTTCCTCCAGGCTACTTAAAGACTCTAAAAATGTCTGTTGCTCTTCCTCTGTTGATGGTGTAGGTTGAGTCTTAAATTTCTTATTAGTAAGTCTATCCTTAGCTGCCTGTTTATAAAACTTAATGTCCGATATTGGTGCTGGCTGCACATCCTTGGTGAAACACTGGTTCCATAGACACGATTCATCGGTGCAGGTGGACCTTGTATATCCGAAACGGACCGCTGCTTCCATCTTGAACAACAGGGCGCCAATGTGAGAACAGGTCTCTCCGAGTctacaaaatttaaaaacaaaataaacatcaaataacaagctaaaaaaaatgataaatgacaTAGCCGAATCatggaaaataaataatagGCATTATGTTTCACATTTTATGgatataatttatcattcagTCTCATTTCTTCACAATTTATTGGTAAATTTTCTACACGTTTCCATTATGGCCTTAAATATCTTCAATGTTGTTAAGTTACTGAATAATGCAATATGATCATTTTTTAACACAGTTATTTGGTCAAGAATCCTGTACGTATAAGTAGGCATGGCATATTTgccattttattaattttaatataccagatattgaattattttaattcattaagaCAACTCATTGAGTTTAAGTATAAACAACACTTATGTAATTTAAAAGACTTCAACTTTTTTAAAACTTGCCCTCTGATCCATCTCTAATTAGTCATAAAACAAATTTACGATGGGACGTACACAGATTACTTACCCAGCCATACAGTCGCAATGGGCAGTGATAACTGGTCCATTTCTCTTTAAAGCAACCCAAGGGTGATGAGGCTCGTCTGTCACTCTCCATGATGGTTTCACATCTGCCTTTGCAATCACATGTCCACAGGTTGTCTTTCTATGAAAAACTGTCTGCACCCATCCAGATACGAAGAACACATGGGCATCAAGGGATCTGTAGTTTTCCATAGCCTCTGATGAATATACACCTGTTAaataaagcaaaacaaaaattaacaacactagTGATATAATTTTCTAACCATTTAAGAACCTAATGAATGTGTCATAGAGCTTGAGGCATTTTgcatatttaaaatgaagaccTTGAGGACCAATgaacatgtaattataaattctaaagtatgaatattttttctatatattatttctatttcaacatatgt
This genomic window contains:
- the LOC117318424 gene encoding uncharacterized protein LOC117318424 translates to MPKSCCVSGCTANKKKNPNFKFFIIPSDKLRRSRWLSAINRAFLNADGTINNGKVWSPPSAHCYVCSAHFISGEKVNDPRHPDYVPSVFPHNENRVSDATSSKSTGKMDRYQRVMKRSANTSSATSHVRKRLKLNNLPIPESENNEEDGKITEPDHVVTEPDHIDEPTNKDDEEHVTFESSMCLEESVDFNVSEFETPMQRAMEPSEREMLYAEISNLRHERDQALDQVKSLEKLLSASSLSSESVAGNDDACKNMIGISWGAFLKIFLFLSTFMNATNNNLPLKEQLFLTLIKLRHNLSFDFLAHVKGIPKTTVLDYFWKWIDLMHAKLGFLVKWQDREIIFKTIPPVFKEKFPRLTSIIDCFEIFMEAPRNLLARAQCFSSYKRHTTVKVFISCSPLGSINFLSKAWGGRVSDVQIVRDSNFIDPKYHLPGDQILADRGFTLAEDFATKCSAELITPAFTKGKKQLPASEVETSRKISSVRIHIERVIGLMKNRFTILKGTMPVRCVQSLKDESLESAESSCDKLITVCAALTNLGQGIVYKG
- the LOC117318423 gene encoding uncharacterized protein LOC117318423, which codes for MSFGYQEELPPDAKGRYIEKLHIIGEDICPYKVPADTWINDPKQWPPLQYNDVYSYLIKFPRVYSSEAMENYRSLDAHVFFVSGWVQTVFHRKTTCGHVIAKADVKPSWRVTDEPHHPWVALKRNGPVITAHCDCMAGLGETCSHIGALLFKMEAAVRFGYTRSTCTDESCLWNQCFTKDVQPAPISDIKFYKQAAKDRLTNKKFKTQPTPSTEEEQQTFLESLSSLEENLVGLSAFKEYAGPFVGLGPKLVKDKLPPSLRNMFNERNNMMSDEDFLQLSEKTIENFKITVDEVKKVEDITRSQSSSLAWHHQRSGRITASVAGEVLHTSTSNPSLSLLKKICIPNTSSPNVPSLNWGKQHEEDAYKLYQFLMEVEDSGELDIIPKGEIFLKDISHKHVNLNVAKAGFCISFSKPFLGASPDGHVFCECCGKGLLEIKCPYNMRQTTLMEALKDKTFCLDADTFSVKRNHKYFAQVQLQMYACDGQYTDFVVWSPNDCVISRIRRDDAFIDEMVESLEQFWKCVVLPELLTRKIENSNVNKSGNITGYIVQKDADKTFCLCKTTKDNADMVGCDRCDDWFHPACLKLKRLPKSKTWYCPKCRQQKKKQKL